The uncultured Hyphomonas sp. genome includes a window with the following:
- the coxB gene encoding cytochrome c oxidase subunit II yields the protein MRHLLAALSAALFAAPAFAAIPRDGALGMQPAATRIAERIHHFHTFLLWIIIPITIFVLILLLWVIVRHNSRANPTPRKFSHNTLIEVIWTVVPALILVGIASQSFPNLYYQDVPPNLEKVQDKANQLLADGKSAEYERFTKEYNPEAAAQGFVNVKAQGNQWNWTYTYPDITDDAGYPLEFVSNPLQVGLSTDSKVGPRNLAVDYPMVVPVGRYVRYYTAAADVIHSFAVPAFGIKTDAVPGRLNEGWFLVKEPGTYYGQCSELCGVNHAYMPIEVRVVPQEQFDRWAELMLAGDYDAAAASVQTIASVEPATKFAAVTE from the coding sequence GTGCGACACCTACTTGCCGCTCTCAGCGCAGCGTTGTTCGCCGCTCCGGCTTTTGCTGCCATTCCGCGCGATGGCGCGCTGGGTATGCAACCCGCCGCGACGCGCATTGCCGAGCGTATCCATCACTTCCACACTTTCCTGCTGTGGATCATTATTCCGATTACGATTTTCGTTCTGATCCTGCTGCTTTGGGTCATCGTCCGGCATAATTCCCGTGCCAACCCGACACCACGCAAGTTCAGCCACAATACGCTGATCGAGGTGATCTGGACCGTCGTGCCGGCGCTGATCCTGGTTGGGATCGCAAGCCAGTCCTTCCCGAACCTCTACTATCAGGATGTTCCGCCGAACCTCGAGAAGGTTCAGGACAAGGCCAACCAGCTGCTCGCCGATGGCAAATCGGCTGAATACGAGCGCTTCACGAAAGAATACAATCCTGAAGCGGCTGCGCAGGGGTTCGTGAACGTCAAGGCGCAAGGCAACCAGTGGAACTGGACCTATACCTATCCGGACATCACCGATGACGCCGGCTACCCGTTGGAGTTTGTGTCGAACCCGCTTCAGGTTGGTCTGTCGACCGATTCCAAAGTAGGCCCTCGCAATCTGGCCGTCGATTATCCGATGGTTGTGCCTGTTGGACGTTACGTCCGTTACTACACGGCTGCGGCTGATGTGATCCACTCGTTCGCCGTTCCGGCCTTCGGCATCAAGACCGATGCTGTTCCGGGGCGCCTGAACGAAGGTTGGTTCCTTGTGAAAGAGCCAGGCACCTATTACGGCCAGTGTTCGGAACTTTGCGGCGTGAACCATGCCTACATGCCGATCGAAGTCCGGGTTGTGCCGCAAGAACAATTCGACCGCTGGGCGGAGCTGATGCTCGCCGGCGACTATGATGCTGCAGCCGCTTCGGTGCAGACCATCGCTTCCGTAGAACCGGCGACCAAGTTCGCCGCGGTCACTGAATAA
- a CDS encoding 16S rRNA (uracil(1498)-N(3))-methyltransferase — protein MSSIPRLFVAQDLVEGVAFPLDDAQANYLLRVLRLVADAPVRVFNGRDGEWEARIVDVHGKRASLTPDRLVRPQPDTPASAPVLLFAPVKKAETDFIVEKATELGAAQICPVLTERTQTRTVRLDRFHKIVLEAAEQTERLGLPEVTDLQPLATALDALAAGTVVIFCDERGDDTDAPWGGETGWAGPIADVLAGLGEAPVAILIGPEGGFTPEERDWLRGRADAAAVSLGPRILRAETAAVAALSVWQALKGDWR, from the coding sequence ATGAGTTCCATACCCCGACTGTTTGTGGCGCAGGATCTGGTGGAAGGCGTAGCTTTTCCGCTGGACGATGCGCAAGCCAATTACTTGCTGCGTGTGCTCCGCCTTGTCGCGGATGCCCCCGTGCGTGTCTTCAATGGCCGTGATGGCGAATGGGAGGCGCGGATTGTCGATGTTCACGGCAAGCGCGCGAGTCTCACGCCAGACCGGTTGGTGCGCCCGCAGCCGGACACCCCGGCTAGCGCGCCGGTCTTGCTGTTCGCGCCCGTGAAGAAGGCGGAGACGGATTTTATCGTAGAGAAGGCGACCGAACTCGGGGCCGCGCAGATCTGTCCGGTTCTGACGGAGCGGACGCAGACCCGCACGGTCCGGCTCGACCGTTTCCACAAGATTGTGCTGGAGGCCGCCGAACAGACCGAAAGGCTGGGCCTGCCGGAGGTGACAGACCTTCAGCCGCTTGCCACGGCGCTGGATGCGCTGGCGGCGGGAACGGTCGTGATCTTCTGTGATGAGCGGGGCGACGACACAGATGCGCCCTGGGGCGGCGAGACAGGCTGGGCAGGCCCCATCGCGGACGTGCTGGCAGGGCTCGGCGAGGCGCCGGTCGCGATCCTCATCGGCCCGGAAGGCGGGTTCACCCCGGAGGAGCGCGACTGGCTACGTGGCCGGGCAGATGCCGCTGCGGTCAGTCTCGGCCCGCGTATCCTGCGTGCAGAAACGGCAGCTGTCGCAGCGCTTTCTGTCTGGCAGGCGTTGAAGGGGGACTGGCGCTGA
- a CDS encoding NAD-dependent succinate-semialdehyde dehydrogenase: protein MPDRQVQSINPATGEVIESFTPLTHATIETALEKASERFRTWRNVSLDERAELLNRAADVLETKAAEYARDITLEMGKPLSQAEAEVKKCATACRHYAEHGATYLQDETFHTEARRAFVRHLPMGPVLAVMPWNFPFWQVFRFAAPALMAGNVGLLKHASNVWRSALNIEDVFRRAGFPDGCFQTLLIGSSEVEGVIRDDRVKAVTLTGSGPAGRSVAAIAGDCIKPSLLELGGSDAFIVMPSADLDKAVKNAVTARIQNSGQSCIAGKRFFVHADIFEDFSKRFVKAFDALKVDDPMKADTDVGPLATLAIRDELADQIERSLKGGAESLTKDRTVPKKGAWIAPQILAEAHSGTPSTDEEMFGPVANLWKVSSLDDAISRANRSQFGLGSVLFSKDDAEIDQAIRQLEAGATFVNSMVASDPRLPFGGIKQSGYGRELAADGLRAFVNRKTVSVA, encoded by the coding sequence ATGCCAGACCGTCAGGTGCAGTCAATCAATCCGGCAACAGGCGAGGTGATCGAAAGTTTCACACCCCTGACGCACGCCACCATTGAGACCGCCCTCGAAAAGGCGTCCGAGCGCTTCCGGACCTGGCGCAATGTATCTCTGGACGAGCGCGCCGAGCTGCTCAATCGCGCCGCCGACGTCCTGGAAACCAAGGCAGCAGAATATGCACGCGACATCACGCTGGAGATGGGCAAGCCCCTCTCGCAGGCAGAAGCTGAAGTGAAAAAATGCGCCACGGCCTGCCGTCACTATGCCGAGCACGGCGCGACATACCTTCAGGACGAAACTTTCCACACCGAAGCCCGCCGGGCGTTTGTCCGGCACCTGCCAATGGGACCGGTACTGGCCGTGATGCCGTGGAACTTCCCCTTCTGGCAGGTCTTCCGCTTCGCCGCCCCCGCCCTGATGGCAGGCAATGTCGGCCTGCTGAAGCACGCCTCGAACGTCTGGCGGTCCGCCCTGAATATTGAAGACGTGTTCCGCCGCGCCGGCTTCCCGGACGGCTGCTTCCAGACACTCCTGATCGGGTCGTCAGAAGTCGAGGGCGTCATACGCGACGACCGCGTCAAAGCCGTCACCCTGACCGGGTCAGGCCCCGCCGGCCGCAGCGTCGCCGCCATTGCGGGCGACTGTATCAAGCCCAGCCTACTGGAGCTTGGCGGCTCGGACGCATTCATCGTTATGCCCTCCGCAGACCTCGACAAGGCCGTGAAAAACGCCGTTACGGCCCGGATCCAGAATTCTGGCCAGTCCTGCATTGCCGGCAAGCGCTTCTTTGTTCACGCGGACATTTTCGAAGATTTCAGCAAACGCTTCGTCAAAGCGTTCGATGCCCTGAAAGTGGATGACCCGATGAAGGCCGATACCGACGTCGGTCCGCTGGCCACGCTGGCGATCCGGGATGAACTGGCCGATCAGATCGAACGCTCTCTCAAGGGGGGGGCTGAAAGCCTCACGAAAGACCGGACCGTCCCGAAGAAAGGCGCGTGGATTGCCCCGCAAATCCTGGCGGAAGCGCATTCCGGCACGCCCTCGACCGACGAGGAAATGTTCGGCCCGGTCGCGAACCTCTGGAAGGTTTCGAGCCTCGATGACGCCATCTCCCGAGCCAACCGCAGCCAGTTCGGCCTGGGCTCGGTCCTGTTCTCGAAAGACGATGCCGAGATCGACCAGGCCATCCGGCAGCTGGAAGCCGGTGCCACGTTCGTCAATTCCATGGTCGCTTCAGACCCGCGCCTCCCCTTCGGGGGAATCAAACAATCCGGCTACGGGCGCGAGCTCGCCGCAGATGGTCTGCGCGCCTTCGTGAACCGCAAGACCGTCTCGGTGGCGTAA
- a CDS encoding glutamate--cysteine ligase — translation MTTPTSDIDETSPRIAGKHELAAYLEAGCKPAADWRIGTEHEKFGFLRENLAPLPYEGTASVLAMLEGLRDRFGWDPIVESGKLIGLQRDGASVSLEPGGQFELSGAPLETIHQTCTEVGRHLEEVREIADPLGISFLGLGASPLWSLAETPVMPKGRYKIMMEYMDKVGRLGRQMMFRTCTVQTNLDFESEADMVKKFRVALALQPLGTALFANSPFMEGRPNGFLSYRSQIWTDTDPDRTGMLPFVFEDGMGFERYVDYALDVPMYFVRRGGKYLDASGLSFRDFMDGKLEILPGELPAMDDFVDHLSTIFPEVRLKRFLEMRGSDAGPWSHLCAFSAFWVGLLYCPVCLDGAWDRVKNWTAAEREAMRQSVRTLGLKTPIPGGATMQDLAIEMLDLARIGLSNRNNLSASGENETGYLAELDEIARSGKTPAERLLERYYGAWNRDVRHVFTEKAY, via the coding sequence ATGACCACGCCAACGTCGGACATCGACGAGACCTCCCCGCGCATTGCGGGAAAACACGAGCTGGCTGCCTATCTGGAAGCCGGATGCAAACCGGCAGCCGACTGGCGCATCGGTACCGAGCACGAGAAATTCGGCTTCCTGCGCGAGAATCTGGCGCCGCTTCCCTATGAAGGCACGGCCTCGGTGCTGGCCATGCTGGAAGGCCTGCGCGACCGGTTCGGTTGGGATCCGATCGTCGAAAGCGGCAAGCTGATCGGTCTGCAGCGCGATGGCGCCAGCGTCTCACTGGAACCGGGCGGGCAGTTTGAGCTGTCTGGCGCGCCGCTGGAGACGATCCACCAGACCTGTACCGAGGTCGGGCGCCACCTGGAGGAAGTCCGCGAGATTGCCGATCCGCTTGGCATTTCGTTTCTCGGGCTTGGTGCGAGCCCCTTGTGGAGCCTTGCGGAGACGCCGGTCATGCCGAAGGGCCGCTACAAGATCATGATGGAATATATGGACAAGGTCGGGCGTCTTGGCCGCCAGATGATGTTCCGCACCTGCACGGTGCAGACCAATCTCGATTTCGAATCCGAAGCCGACATGGTGAAAAAGTTCCGCGTGGCGCTGGCACTGCAGCCACTGGGCACGGCGCTGTTTGCCAATTCGCCCTTCATGGAAGGCCGGCCGAATGGCTTCCTGTCCTACCGGTCGCAGATCTGGACGGACACCGACCCGGACCGGACGGGTATGCTGCCCTTCGTGTTCGAGGACGGCATGGGTTTTGAGCGCTATGTCGATTATGCGCTCGACGTGCCGATGTATTTTGTGCGCCGCGGCGGAAAGTATCTCGATGCGAGCGGCCTCAGCTTCCGGGACTTCATGGACGGCAAGCTGGAAATCCTGCCGGGCGAGCTGCCGGCCATGGACGATTTCGTCGACCACCTCTCAACGATTTTCCCGGAAGTGCGCCTGAAGCGATTCCTGGAGATGCGCGGCTCGGATGCCGGGCCGTGGTCGCATCTTTGTGCTTTCTCCGCTTTTTGGGTTGGGTTGCTCTATTGCCCTGTCTGTCTTGATGGCGCCTGGGACCGGGTGAAGAACTGGACGGCAGCAGAGCGCGAAGCGATGCGCCAATCGGTGCGGACGCTCGGCCTGAAAACGCCGATTCCCGGCGGCGCAACGATGCAGGATCTTGCAATTGAGATGCTGGACCTTGCCCGCATTGGCCTCAGCAATCGTAATAACCTGTCCGCATCTGGTGAAAACGAGACCGGATACCTGGCGGAACTGGATGAAATCGCCCGTTCCGGCAAGACACCGGCGGAAAGGCTGCTCGAACGCTATTACGGGGCCTGGAACCGCGACGTGCGTCACGTTTTCACGGAAAAGGCCTACTAG
- a CDS encoding oligopeptide:H+ symporter, producing MTDIAASGEAGRVRDTSFFGHPKGLAILFFTEMWERFSYYGMRGLLVLYLTQHFLFSDEKSSIMYGAYTALVYVMTIIGGTLADRYLGQRKAVTFGAILLCLGHFGMAFEGTGSKEYVVSNGAEIEIQHEGRGDNRQLFVDLDGESRRVVFEQGTGDLQILETADTAKEPTAPVYQQIAKDDYTTRIERQPLYTNILYLSLAFIIAGVGYLKANISTIVGAIYDFDDPRRDSGFSLFYMGINLGSLLSSLTCGIIGIVWGWSYGFGLAGIGMLAGLVVFLWGQKFLDGKAEPPNPETLKKSFLGPITVETACYLAGVVVIAVAMLLVMNAEVIPDWFVGSLGIVIFLGLVTYAFVQLQGSERKRMFAAIYFVLAQIPFWALFEQAGSSLTLFTDRLVDKQILGINVPTPVFQFLNAGYIVVFAPIFAWMWIALAKRKLEPSTPVKFAIGVFLAGLGFLSLVGGIGMSGAGMTAVGFIFLIYWVHTMGELMVSPVGLSAVTKLAPARVVGMTMGAWFLYSGLSNYLAGVIARTTGAETIGGQITDVAAAKATYVSVYSNVGYVAMGIGVLMLIVSPIIKSWMKGNELPAESSMVSDEMF from the coding sequence GTGACAGATATCGCTGCGTCGGGTGAAGCGGGTAGGGTCCGTGACACGTCATTTTTTGGCCATCCGAAAGGATTGGCGATCCTGTTCTTCACTGAAATGTGGGAGCGTTTTTCGTATTACGGGATGCGTGGCCTGCTGGTTCTGTACCTGACCCAGCATTTTCTTTTCTCAGACGAAAAATCCTCGATCATGTACGGCGCCTACACCGCGCTTGTTTACGTGATGACGATTATCGGCGGCACCCTGGCTGACCGTTATCTCGGACAGCGCAAAGCGGTGACCTTTGGCGCCATCCTGCTGTGCCTTGGGCATTTTGGCATGGCGTTCGAAGGAACGGGCTCCAAAGAATATGTCGTCAGCAATGGCGCAGAAATCGAAATCCAGCATGAAGGACGTGGTGACAACCGCCAGCTCTTTGTGGACCTGGATGGAGAGAGCAGAAGAGTCGTGTTCGAGCAGGGAACGGGGGATCTGCAGATCCTCGAAACTGCGGACACCGCGAAAGAGCCGACGGCACCTGTTTATCAGCAGATCGCCAAAGACGATTACACAACTCGTATCGAGCGACAGCCGCTCTACACCAATATCCTGTATCTTTCACTGGCTTTCATTATCGCTGGTGTCGGCTATCTGAAGGCAAACATTTCAACGATTGTCGGCGCGATCTACGATTTTGACGACCCGCGCCGGGATTCCGGTTTCAGCCTGTTCTACATGGGTATTAATCTTGGCTCGCTGCTGTCGTCGCTTACGTGTGGCATCATCGGGATTGTCTGGGGCTGGAGTTATGGATTCGGCCTCGCTGGGATCGGCATGCTGGCCGGTTTGGTTGTGTTTCTCTGGGGACAGAAATTCCTGGATGGCAAGGCCGAGCCGCCTAATCCGGAAACACTGAAGAAGTCTTTCCTCGGGCCGATCACTGTCGAAACAGCCTGCTATCTTGCTGGCGTCGTCGTTATTGCGGTTGCCATGCTGCTTGTTATGAATGCGGAAGTCATTCCGGACTGGTTCGTTGGCTCTCTCGGCATCGTCATTTTCCTGGGATTGGTGACGTATGCGTTCGTTCAACTTCAGGGCTCTGAGCGCAAGCGCATGTTCGCTGCGATATACTTTGTCCTGGCGCAGATCCCTTTCTGGGCCTTGTTCGAACAAGCAGGTTCCTCGCTGACGCTGTTCACAGATCGTCTCGTCGACAAGCAGATCTTGGGGATCAATGTTCCGACGCCGGTCTTCCAGTTCCTCAATGCGGGCTATATTGTTGTCTTCGCTCCGATCTTTGCGTGGATGTGGATTGCACTGGCCAAGCGGAAGTTGGAACCGTCCACTCCGGTGAAGTTTGCCATCGGCGTGTTCCTGGCAGGGCTGGGCTTCCTCTCGCTGGTCGGGGGTATCGGCATGTCCGGAGCAGGCATGACGGCCGTCGGTTTCATCTTCCTGATCTATTGGGTTCACACGATGGGCGAGCTGATGGTGTCGCCGGTGGGACTGTCTGCCGTGACCAAGCTGGCTCCTGCACGTGTCGTTGGCATGACGATGGGGGCCTGGTTCCTGTATTCCGGGCTGTCGAACTATCTGGCTGGGGTTATTGCCCGCACCACCGGTGCTGAGACCATTGGTGGTCAGATCACAGATGTGGCGGCGGCGAAGGCGACTTATGTCAGCGTTTATTCCAATGTCGGATATGTCGCGATGGGGATAGGTGTGCTGATGCTCATTGTTTCCCCGATCATCAAGAGCTGGATGAAGGGTAACGAGCTGCCAGCGGAATCCTCGATGGTCTCGGACGAAATGTTCTGA
- the tldD gene encoding metalloprotease TldD codes for MTENALPFDLRQATDILAEAVRGGDDGDLYVERSRSESFVFDDGRLKSAAFDTDQGFGLRVVAGEAQGSGYASELSLAAIRRAASTASEAKRGYSGKLAASPVPTNRRLYQPIDPTAAPDFSVKTGLLAEIDAWARASDPRVVQVSVSLSGSHTEVDILRPDGAAYSDIRPLVRLNVSVTLEENGRRESAGAGAGGRAAYDDWIRPERWQDMVRRAIRKASVNLQSIAAPAGEMEVVLGPGWPAVLLHEAVGHGLEGDFNRKGTSVYAGRIGEQVAARGVTIVDDGSIEARRGSLSFDDEGTPTQRTVLIEDGILKGYMQDRLNARLMGQEPTGNGRRESYEAQTMPRMTNTVMLGGDKDPQEIVSSIKRGLWAVDFGGGQVDITSGNFVFQCTEAYLVENGKVVAPVKNATLIGHGPTVLQDVTMIGNDFAMDDGVGMCGKAGQSVPVGVGQPTLKIGALTVGGAG; via the coding sequence ATGACTGAAAACGCCCTGCCCTTCGATCTCCGCCAGGCCACCGACATTCTTGCTGAAGCCGTCCGCGGCGGCGATGACGGTGACCTTTACGTCGAACGCTCCCGGTCGGAGAGCTTTGTCTTTGACGACGGCCGCCTGAAGTCTGCCGCATTCGACACAGACCAGGGGTTCGGCCTGAGGGTTGTGGCGGGTGAGGCCCAGGGGTCCGGCTATGCCTCCGAACTGTCCCTCGCCGCCATCCGGCGCGCCGCATCGACCGCATCGGAAGCCAAACGCGGATACTCGGGAAAACTGGCCGCCAGCCCCGTCCCTACGAACCGGCGCCTCTACCAGCCGATCGATCCGACCGCTGCGCCGGATTTCTCTGTTAAAACCGGACTGCTCGCCGAAATCGATGCCTGGGCCCGCGCCAGCGACCCGCGTGTTGTGCAGGTTTCCGTGTCCCTCTCCGGTAGCCATACTGAAGTCGACATCCTGCGCCCTGACGGCGCGGCCTATTCCGACATCCGCCCGCTGGTTCGCCTCAACGTCTCCGTGACTCTTGAAGAGAATGGCCGTCGCGAATCCGCAGGTGCCGGCGCAGGTGGCCGGGCCGCCTATGACGACTGGATCCGGCCGGAGCGCTGGCAGGACATGGTCCGCCGCGCAATCCGCAAAGCGTCTGTAAACCTGCAGTCCATCGCAGCACCCGCAGGGGAAATGGAAGTCGTGCTCGGCCCGGGCTGGCCCGCCGTCCTTTTGCACGAAGCGGTCGGCCACGGCCTGGAAGGCGATTTCAATCGCAAAGGCACAAGTGTCTATGCCGGCCGGATCGGCGAACAGGTCGCCGCCAGGGGAGTCACAATTGTCGATGACGGCTCTATTGAGGCGCGCCGCGGCTCCCTCTCCTTCGACGATGAAGGCACACCCACCCAACGTACGGTGCTCATCGAGGACGGCATCCTGAAAGGCTACATGCAGGACCGGCTCAATGCCCGCCTGATGGGCCAGGAACCGACAGGCAATGGCCGGCGGGAAAGCTATGAGGCCCAGACCATGCCGCGCATGACCAACACCGTGATGCTGGGCGGGGACAAGGATCCGCAGGAGATCGTGTCGTCCATCAAGCGCGGCCTGTGGGCTGTCGACTTCGGTGGCGGACAGGTCGACATCACGTCCGGCAATTTCGTGTTCCAGTGCACCGAGGCCTATCTGGTCGAGAACGGAAAGGTGGTCGCGCCGGTGAAGAACGCCACCCTGATCGGCCACGGCCCCACGGTGCTTCAGGACGTCACGATGATCGGTAATGATTTCGCCATGGATGATGGCGTCGGAATGTGCGGCAAGGCCGGCCAGTCGGTGCCGGTGGGCGTCGGGCAACCAACCCTCAAGATCGGTGCCCTGACCGTAGGCGGCGCAGGCTAA
- a CDS encoding tetratricopeptide repeat protein, whose translation MIRTALLAASFAAIATPAASAQVSVIGGGIARDCYEAALYGRVSNQEGERICTKAIESELMKMGNRAATYTNRGVLRMRSGDYDGALSDYEKAKNMKPEFGAIWLNEGAAYIFLKDFDSALVSLDRAIELDSEELYAAYYNRAIARENTGDLAGAYMDFQKAVELNPEFERAKWQLTRFTVSN comes from the coding sequence ATGATCCGCACAGCCCTGCTCGCTGCCAGTTTTGCCGCCATTGCGACACCCGCAGCATCCGCTCAGGTATCCGTGATCGGCGGCGGAATCGCCCGTGATTGCTATGAAGCTGCCCTGTATGGTCGGGTTTCCAACCAGGAAGGCGAGCGTATCTGCACCAAGGCGATCGAGTCCGAGCTCATGAAAATGGGAAACCGGGCAGCCACCTATACGAATCGCGGCGTGCTGCGCATGCGCAGTGGTGACTATGACGGCGCACTGTCTGACTATGAGAAGGCCAAGAACATGAAACCCGAATTCGGGGCCATCTGGCTGAACGAAGGCGCCGCCTACATTTTCCTGAAGGATTTCGACTCAGCCCTGGTCTCGCTGGATAGGGCCATCGAACTGGACAGCGAAGAGCTCTACGCAGCCTACTACAATCGCGCCATCGCCCGCGAAAACACCGGAGACCTCGCCGGGGCCTATATGGATTTCCAGAAAGCCGTGGAACTCAATCCGGAGTTCGAACGCGCCAAATGGCAGCTGACACGCTTCACGGTGAGCAACTGA
- the ubiA gene encoding 4-hydroxybenzoate octaprenyltransferase: protein MTETQISPADSALPGWLSSLPAGLQPYAMLARWDRPVGVWLLYLPCLIGLAFERIRTGLYLTDSLWAILFLIGAIAMRGAGCTWNDITDRDFDAKVERTALRPIPAGLVTLREAHIFLGIQLAVGFLVWLCLPGDAKIVALLSIPLVGAYPFMKRVTWWPQAWLGATFNWGALVGVAVAGTISLPAILLYVGLACWTVAYDTIYALQDREDDALIGVKSTARLFGKHAALYSFGFFIVAAALIAAASGLQGAGRMGAITSLVFLGHATAQVSRLKSKGDRVALAVFKSNVWTGALVALGLMLAAMTPEPPPRTLFSGPEIVPDGQPDKVSLPFGLELKKSGQKPSSRETWLKTDIRHILERDGFTFPDTAEDAGEQPEQIQP from the coding sequence ATGACCGAGACGCAGATCTCTCCTGCCGACAGCGCGCTGCCGGGCTGGCTTTCCAGCCTTCCGGCCGGCCTGCAGCCCTATGCGATGCTGGCACGCTGGGACCGGCCTGTGGGCGTCTGGCTGCTGTATCTGCCCTGCCTGATCGGCCTCGCCTTTGAGCGCATCCGGACCGGCCTCTACCTCACCGATTCGCTCTGGGCGATTCTGTTCCTGATCGGCGCCATCGCCATGCGCGGCGCTGGCTGTACCTGGAACGACATCACAGACCGGGATTTCGACGCAAAAGTGGAGCGCACGGCCCTGCGGCCGATCCCCGCCGGCCTGGTCACCCTGCGCGAGGCGCACATCTTTCTGGGCATCCAGCTGGCGGTTGGCTTCCTCGTCTGGCTCTGCCTGCCGGGCGATGCGAAGATCGTCGCCCTCCTCTCCATTCCGCTGGTCGGCGCCTATCCGTTCATGAAACGTGTCACCTGGTGGCCTCAGGCCTGGCTCGGGGCAACATTCAACTGGGGCGCCTTGGTAGGCGTCGCCGTCGCCGGCACGATCAGTTTGCCCGCCATCCTGCTCTATGTCGGCCTCGCCTGCTGGACGGTTGCCTATGACACGATTTACGCCCTGCAGGACCGGGAAGACGACGCGCTGATCGGTGTAAAGTCCACCGCGCGCCTCTTCGGCAAGCATGCAGCGCTCTACAGTTTCGGCTTCTTTATCGTCGCCGCGGCATTGATCGCAGCTGCCTCGGGCCTGCAGGGCGCCGGCCGCATGGGCGCCATCACATCGCTCGTCTTCCTCGGCCATGCCACCGCGCAGGTCTCCCGGCTGAAAAGCAAAGGCGACCGCGTCGCGCTGGCAGTCTTCAAGTCCAATGTCTGGACGGGGGCGCTCGTCGCGCTTGGCCTGATGCTGGCCGCCATGACACCGGAACCGCCCCCGCGCACACTCTTCTCCGGCCCGGAAATCGTGCCTGACGGGCAACCGGACAAGGTGTCTCTGCCCTTTGGGCTGGAACTGAAGAAATCGGGACAAAAGCCCTCTTCGCGCGAGACATGGTTGAAGACGGACATACGCCACATCCTGGAGCGTGACGGATTCACCTTCCCGGACACGGCAGAAGATGCCGGCGAACAGCCGGAGCAGATTCAGCCCTAG
- a CDS encoding rhodanese-like domain-containing protein, with amino-acid sequence MRFLTGALLAASFMATPAFAEPGDLPADSAWQMVQRGDIVVLDVRTPTEWAMTGLPRDSHGINVKDRDFVAQARGAVLGDLDHPIAVICRTGQRSSEAASVLEKAGFTHVFDIKEGMLGKEGAGDGWLKRGLPVDPFIPPYN; translated from the coding sequence ATGCGATTCCTGACAGGTGCCCTTCTTGCGGCTTCTTTCATGGCAACCCCAGCGTTTGCAGAGCCAGGCGACCTGCCTGCAGACTCAGCCTGGCAGATGGTACAGCGCGGCGACATCGTCGTGCTGGATGTTCGGACGCCAACAGAATGGGCCATGACCGGCCTGCCCCGTGACAGCCACGGCATCAATGTGAAAGACCGTGACTTCGTCGCCCAGGCCCGCGGTGCCGTTCTGGGAGACCTCGACCATCCGATCGCCGTCATCTGCCGGACCGGGCAACGCTCAAGCGAGGCAGCCAGCGTGCTCGAAAAGGCCGGCTTCACGCATGTCTTCGACATCAAGGAAGGCATGCTCGGCAAAGAGGGTGCCGGTGATGGCTGGCTGAAGCGCGGCCTGCCGGTCGACCCGTTCATCCCGCCTTACAATTAA